CGATACAAGGGACAGCCTCCATGACTGATCGGAACTTAACGTAGAGATTTCCTTTTATTTTTTTTTGAAACAGGGGTCCCAGAGGATCCCGGATCCGGAAGTTTCGATTGAGAATATCTTTTTTACTTCCCATAATGACGACTTTGTTGTGGACATCGACTTTTTTTACATACATCCTTTCTGCGTTCGCTACCCCAATGCCTTTCCGTTGGCCTTTCGTCAAACCGATCCCTGTGGGTATTTCACCGATTTTTTCCCCTTTCATATCCGTCACTTTCCAGTTTCCCGAAGAATGAACCTCTTCTTCTCTTTTCAAAAACGAGGTGACATTTTTTGCTGATAGGAAACAGGCTTCCATATTCTCAACCATTTCCTCAACGGGGATTTTTTTACTCCGGGCAAATTCACGGACCTTGTCCTTTGTCCAGTGTCCTAATGGAAATAACACTTTCCTTAACACATGTTCCGGAACTCTGGACAAAAAATAGGATTGGTCTTTTTTCCGGTCCAATGCCTGTGCTATTCCCCATAGCCGATTTTGGACCGAATAGTGATTCTTCGCATAATGGCCCGTTGCCACGTAGGAAATTTTTTGTTGTTCTGCCCAGTCGATCAATGTTTTTATTTTTATTTCTGCATTGCAATCCGTACACGGATTTGGAGTGACTCCGTTGTGGTAACCTTCCCTAAACACATCGACAATTTTTTCCTGAAAATTCTGTTTTTGATCGATCTGGACATAGGGGATATGCAAATATTCTTCACAGAGAAACTTGACCATGGGCAGGTGACAACATGCCCTTTCAAACCAGGGTTTTTCTCTTTCTTCTCCTGATCGTCCCCCTGATGAATTTTCAGACCAAATTTCGACGATTGCACCATAAACGTCGAACCCTGCCTCTTTCAGCAATAATGCCGCAACGGTCGAATCAACTCCCCCACTTAATCCCACCAAAACTCTTGATTTCATTTTTGCTTCATACTTTCGTTTGTCGAAAGTTCTTCCGATGCGGCAAAACCTGTTTCCATCCGACAGTTCCCGTTAAAAATCACCCCTTCCTCGATACTCAACACAGGCGTTTTGATATCTGCGTGCACATTCGAGGGTTTTACAAGCTGCACCGCTTCCGTGGATTCTATCGTGCCCGTTACATTTCCTCCGCAAATTACTTTTTGGACTTTAATATCACCTTTTATATTTGCACCTTCTCCGACAATAAGAACATCTTTTGAGTGGATTTCCCCTTCAAGCTTTCCATCAATTCTGACCGTTCCCTCAAAATGGAGATATCCCTTAAAGTAAGTTTCCTTTCCCAAAAAAGCGATGATGTTATTCTGTCTCGAATCATTGTGCATCGGCTTCATCCATTCCCTCCTGTCATGATCTTCCCGGGTTATCCGATTCTGAAAGCTGATGAATAAGCCGCGTCAAATCTTCTTCGTTTTCGAGAACAAAAGCGAAACGAATCTTTTTCCCGGTTCGGGTAATACTGACCGGTCTTGAGAAATAGTTTTTCAATTTCTCTTTTCCTTCCTCGGCCCATGCCGGGAAATCCTTTTTCTCTTTTTTGTTCGAAATCCTCTGTTCCAAGTCTCGGACAGACATTTTTTTTTGGACAATTTCTTCTGCCAAAGAACTTAATTCTTTCGGATCCTTCACGCCCAGCAGAACCTTGGCATGTCCAAGACTGATCACCCCATTTTCAATCTTTTGAATGGTTTCGGGAGAAAGTGTCAGGATTCGAAGAAAATTTGCCACTGTCGATCTTTTCATTCCAAGATTCTGGGCAAGTTTTTCTTGTGTCCAGTGAAACTCTTCAATTAATCTGTTGAACCCTTCTGCAATCTCAATCGGGTTTAAATCGCTTCTCTGAAGATTTTCAATGAGCGCCAATTCAAGCAGATCTTTATCCGTTACAGATCTTTCGATCGCTGGAATTGCCTCCCACGCCAGCAACTTTGCCGCACGCAGCCGTCGTTCGCCGGAGATCAATATATATTCTCCCGACTCCCTGTCGCCTTTTTTCCGGGTGACGACGATGGGCTGCAACAATCCATGATTTAGCAGGGATTGTGCCATTTCTTTTATTTCTTCTTCACGAAATATCTTCCGCGGCTGATAAGGATTGACTGTAATGGATTCACACGGAATCAGATAAACCTCTTCCTTTTTTTCCGGACCGTCAGATTCAAATAACGAATCGAGCCCCCTTCCCAATCCATGTTTAGCCATATGCAAGGATCTCCCTGGCAAGGTGAAGATAGGACTGTGCTCCTTTGGAAAGGGCATCATGGAGCAAGACCGGCTTTCCATAGCTGGGAGCCTCTCCAAGTGTTACATTTCGGGGGATGACGCTTTTGAAGACCAATTCCGGAAAATGATCTCGCAAGTCCTCCAAAACTTGATTCGATAATTTATTTCTTTTGTCATACATCGTCGGGAGGATCCCCTCAACTTCCAAATCCGGGTTCCATTGCTTCCTGACTCTCTCAATTGTTTTCAATAAATGAGACAACCCTTCCAGAGCAAAAAACTCACACTGCACCGGAATCAGAATTGAGCTTGCACTCACGAGGGCATTGAGCGTGATGTACCCCAGCGAGGGTGGGCAGTCAAGCAAGATATATTGAAACTGCTCAAAATACGGATCCTGCAACTTTCCCCGGAGAAGCTCCTGCGATCCCTTTACCGATGCCGCTTCGGATTCAAACCCTGCCATGTTCAATGATCCCGGAAGAACATACAGGTACTTGAGATGCGCTTCTATGACTGCATCCTCAACAGATTTATTCCCAATTAAAAAATCATACGCGCTGGGCGTTGATTTTGTCGCATTGACCCCCAAACCACTTGTGGAGTTTCCCTGCGGGTCGAGATCAATAACCAGGACCTTTTTTTCTTCGACTGCCATCGATGCTGCCAGATTAATAGTCGTCGTCGTTTTTCCGACTCCACCCTTCTGGTTCGCGACTGCTACAATTTTTGCCAAGAAGCCCCCCCTTTTGCTCAAATGTTCCACGTGGAACATTTCACGAGGTTCAGACAGTCAGAAGTCCCTCAGAGACTGTTATCTTAAAAATAGGAGAAAGGGACCAAGCCTCCGAAGTTATGACATGTTTTCGAATGTATTGGCAACCGGGAACGGGATCCAATTCACCAAATTTTTTAATAGAAAAGGATTTTCCTTTATTTTCTGGTCGTGATAACTCTAAAAAAAGGGATTGCATGGAAATCGCTTTCATCCAGATTTCGGTAGAGGACGAAGTCTTTTGAGCAGCAAGGGCCGTTCGGATGTTGTCATAAAAAGTGGCATTTTCAAGTTTTAATCGTGAAATAACATAGGAGAGAAAAGAAAGTTTTTTTTGTTTCCGTTCGACAAGAGAGACATGCAGATGTGGGTAGAGGATTGAAAAAATAATCCCTGGCGAACCGTTTCCGGAACCAAAATCGACGATTGAGCAAAGAGAGGATGCCAAACCGAAATATTGCGCGGCGAGAAGTGGTTCCCACACCAGATGCTGTCTGATATCCGTTTTTTCCCTGTATCCGGACAGTCGAATATGTTGATTCCAGGAAGCGAGAATTTCAACATATTCAGAAAGACGATTGATTGTTTCGCTGCCTAAATGAAGCCGATTGAATACCTGAGACTCAGGAGACTCTTCGGTCATAAACTCACCGGAGCTGCCGAAGTTTCGTTCTCAAGGACTCAAGTGCACCAGGGGTCATCCCTCGAATATGCATGGCCTCTCGAAAAGTCCGGGGAGACGCTTTTACGAGTCGTGTAAAAATTTCTCTCGAGATACCCGGAGGTGGGGAATTCCAAAAACCTTCTGGAATTGGATAATCCTCTTCTTTCAAATCCTGGGTCTTTTTCTCAGAAATACGAATATACCCTTCATATTTAATCTCGGATTCAAAACCGATCTGCCAGAAACGAGGCCAAGTGGCATATATTCCGGAAATCGACGGATCAGGAAAATCGTCAAGATGAACCTCCGGCTGCTTCAGCGTCTGAAGAAAATTCTTTCCTTCTGCGCGGTGTGTCTGAAGAATTTTTTTCAGCTGGCTAAAGGACTCTCGTTTTTTTTCAAATATCCTCCATTGAGAATCAGGTACCACCCCTAAGGACTTCCCGAGAGGAGTCATTCGGTCATCCGCATTATGATGACGTATAAAAAGCCGATTTTCAGCTCGGGATGTAAACATTCTGTATGGTTCATCCACTCCCTGGGAAACAAGATCATCAATCATAACGCCAATGTAAGAGAGCGTCCGATCTGGAATCCAGGGTGCGTCCCCTTTCGCCAGCAAACCGGCATTGATTCCCGCGACAAGCCCCTGTCCGGCCGCTTCTTCATAACCGGTTGTTCCGTTAATCTGACCGGCAAGAAAGACATTTTCCAGATGGGAAACTTTCAATGAGAGATCCAATTGATCCGGAAAGACAAAATCATATTCGACTGCATAACCAGGGCGAGTGATCTGGGCGTTTTCAAGACCAGGAATCGAATGAACAATCCGTTCCTGGACATCGACTGGAAGACTCGTGGAAATTCCATTGGGGTAAAACTCGTCGACATCTGCTCCCTCAGGCTCGATAAAGACATGATGGGATTCCCGTTCCGGAAATTTGACAATCTTGTCTTCAATCGACGGACAGTATCGAGGACCAATTCCCTTGATTTTTCCGGAATAAAGAGGCGACCGGGATAAATTTTCCCGAATGATGTCTGCGGTTTGATTACTGGTGGAAGTCAAATAACAAGGGTATTGGGGGCCATCGAAAAAAAGACGGCCATTGTCCGGATGATGAGAAAAAAATACAGGAGGATTGTCCCCCGGTTGGATATCCATACGGGAAAAATCGATCGTTTTTCCCGAAATGCGAGGTGGAGTCCCCGTTTTCAACCGTCCGACAGAAAGTCCCAGATCTCCCTGGAGACGGGAAGAAAGATGAGATGCGTTTTTCTCCCCACCGCGGCCTCCTTCGACCAGTCTCTCACCAACATGCAGTTTTCCAGAGAGAAATGTTCCGGTAGTCAGGACAAAGGACCGACCAAAGATTTCTGTTTCGTCATGCAACAAAACGGACGTGACCAGAGAACCTCGTAACCTCCAGCCAACAACTTCGCCCTGTCGGAAAAACAGATTTGGATACTTTTCGAGAAAAAACCGGGCCTGTTGCCGATATCGATACCGATCACATTGTACGCGTAATGCCTGAACGGCATATCCCTTGCGCGTATTCAGCATTTTAAATTGAAGGCCGGAGGCATCGGCCAGCTTGGACATCGCACCGCCCATCGCCTCAATCTCTGACACAATATGTCCTTTTCCGATCCCTCCAACGGAAGGGTTGCATGACATTTGGCCAATAAGATCAAGGTGTAAAGTGACCAGTAATGTCTCCCGGCCCATTCGGGAGGACGCTGCGGCAGCTTCGATACCCGAATGCCCACCGCCTATAATAACAACATCCCATATTTTCACAGGGAAATGCCCTTTCTACTTACCAATACAAAAAGACTGAAAAACCCGATCGTAGATCATCTGATGTGTTACCAGTCCCGATGCCAGCTGAATTTCCTGATTATAACGCTCCAAATCATGCAATAATATTTCCCAGGATCGTTGTTCCAGAGAATCTCTCAGACTGACAAGATGCTTCGCCAATCGATCGAGAAAAAGATATTGCCTGTGGCTGGACAGATCTCCCTCCAACAGATTGCC
The sequence above is drawn from the Leptospirillum ferriphilum ML-04 genome and encodes:
- a CDS encoding bactofilin family protein; this translates as MKPMHNDSRQNNIIAFLGKETYFKGYLHFEGTVRIDGKLEGEIHSKDVLIVGEGANIKGDIKVQKVICGGNVTGTIESTEAVQLVKPSNVHADIKTPVLSIEEGVIFNGNCRMETGFAASEELSTNESMKQK
- a CDS encoding RsmG family class I SAM-dependent methyltransferase: MTEESPESQVFNRLHLGSETINRLSEYVEILASWNQHIRLSGYREKTDIRQHLVWEPLLAAQYFGLASSLCSIVDFGSGNGSPGIIFSILYPHLHVSLVERKQKKLSFLSYVISRLKLENATFYDNIRTALAAQKTSSSTEIWMKAISMQSLFLELSRPENKGKSFSIKKFGELDPVPGCQYIRKHVITSEAWSLSPIFKITVSEGLLTV
- a CDS encoding ParB/RepB/Spo0J family partition protein, whose amino-acid sequence is MAKHGLGRGLDSLFESDGPEKKEEVYLIPCESITVNPYQPRKIFREEEIKEMAQSLLNHGLLQPIVVTRKKGDRESGEYILISGERRLRAAKLLAWEAIPAIERSVTDKDLLELALIENLQRSDLNPIEIAEGFNRLIEEFHWTQEKLAQNLGMKRSTVANFLRILTLSPETIQKIENGVISLGHAKVLLGVKDPKELSSLAEEIVQKKMSVRDLEQRISNKKEKKDFPAWAEEGKEKLKNYFSRPVSITRTGKKIRFAFVLENEEDLTRLIHQLSESDNPGRS
- the mnmA gene encoding tRNA 2-thiouridine(34) synthase MnmA encodes the protein MKSRVLVGLSGGVDSTVAALLLKEAGFDVYGAIVEIWSENSSGGRSGEEREKPWFERACCHLPMVKFLCEEYLHIPYVQIDQKQNFQEKIVDVFREGYHNGVTPNPCTDCNAEIKIKTLIDWAEQQKISYVATGHYAKNHYSVQNRLWGIAQALDRKKDQSYFLSRVPEHVLRKVLFPLGHWTKDKVREFARSKKIPVEEMVENMEACFLSAKNVTSFLKREEEVHSSGNWKVTDMKGEKIGEIPTGIGLTKGQRKGIGVANAERMYVKKVDVHNKVVIMGSKKDILNRNFRIRDPLGPLFQKKIKGNLYVKFRSVMEAVPCIEKGNLRFELLNENDGVTPGQIAAFYDDEQMVLGSGILEPEEEMS
- the mnmG gene encoding tRNA uridine-5-carboxymethylaminomethyl(34) synthesis enzyme MnmG, yielding MKIWDVVIIGGGHSGIEAAAASSRMGRETLLVTLHLDLIGQMSCNPSVGGIGKGHIVSEIEAMGGAMSKLADASGLQFKMLNTRKGYAVQALRVQCDRYRYRQQARFFLEKYPNLFFRQGEVVGWRLRGSLVTSVLLHDETEIFGRSFVLTTGTFLSGKLHVGERLVEGGRGGEKNASHLSSRLQGDLGLSVGRLKTGTPPRISGKTIDFSRMDIQPGDNPPVFFSHHPDNGRLFFDGPQYPCYLTSTSNQTADIIRENLSRSPLYSGKIKGIGPRYCPSIEDKIVKFPERESHHVFIEPEGADVDEFYPNGISTSLPVDVQERIVHSIPGLENAQITRPGYAVEYDFVFPDQLDLSLKVSHLENVFLAGQINGTTGYEEAAGQGLVAGINAGLLAKGDAPWIPDRTLSYIGVMIDDLVSQGVDEPYRMFTSRAENRLFIRHHNADDRMTPLGKSLGVVPDSQWRIFEKKRESFSQLKKILQTHRAEGKNFLQTLKQPEVHLDDFPDPSISGIYATWPRFWQIGFESEIKYEGYIRISEKKTQDLKEEDYPIPEGFWNSPPPGISREIFTRLVKASPRTFREAMHIRGMTPGALESLRTKLRQLR
- a CDS encoding ParA family protein — encoded protein: MAKIVAVANQKGGVGKTTTTINLAASMAVEEKKVLVIDLDPQGNSTSGLGVNATKSTPSAYDFLIGNKSVEDAVIEAHLKYLYVLPGSLNMAGFESEAASVKGSQELLRGKLQDPYFEQFQYILLDCPPSLGYITLNALVSASSILIPVQCEFFALEGLSHLLKTIERVRKQWNPDLEVEGILPTMYDKRNKLSNQVLEDLRDHFPELVFKSVIPRNVTLGEAPSYGKPVLLHDALSKGAQSYLHLAREILAYG